TCCTGAACGCTCGCCTTCTCCCACCAGTCGGGCCGGTCCACGACCTGCAACGTCGCTCGTGCAGCGCCGCGCTCGGCGTCGAACCGCGCGGACAGCTCGCGCGCCTGCGCTGCGGAACGGGCCTGCGCGTCGCGGGCCAGCTCCTCGCGCAGCCGGGCAAACTTCTCGCCCATCTGCAGGGCGATCGTCAACGCGATCCGGACGTTCTGACCGACCTCCTGGCCTACCTCGTCGTCGTCACTCATGGGGTCTCCTCGTTGTTCTGCCTGGTGCGGGTCATCGGCCGCGATCGCCGCGATCGGAACCTGGCTGGGTGCGGCTCTCGCGGGCTCGGCGTGCGAGCTGATCCGCAGCTTCCTGCTCGCGCTTCGTCAGCGTCGTCGGCACCGGGCTACCCGAACCGAACGACGCTTGCGTGAGCCGGCGGTTCTCCTTCAACTCATCCGGGAGTGCCTGCCACTGCTGTTCGCGCTCCGCTGCCTTCACCGATGCGATGCGAGTGGAGTAGCCGTCGCGGACTTGCGTCAACTGGCGCTGCAAGGTGGACGATAGCTCCGCCGATCGGCGGGCGTCTCCGGCTGCCTTGTGGGCGCTCATGATCGCGTGACTGGTCTTCGCGAGCTGACGGAACAGCAGCAGCTCCGCGGCCGCGTTCTTGTTCTTCCCCGCCGCCGCCAGGATGAGCGCGGTCGACGCGGAGCTCGACGGCATGCCTGCCGGTCGCGGAGTCGTCTCGTGCGCCCGCAGGTGCGCCGACCGGGCCAGCGATCGCGCAGCGTCCGCGAGCGGTCCCGGGGTGGGCTCCATGCGCCGGGACCACGCCGCGTAAGCGCCCGCCGTCTCGCGCGCGACGTGCGCCCACGTCGCCTTGTCGGAGGGGTCCACGGACCTGATGTAGTCGTGCAGCCGGTCCATGTCCGCGGCGTACGCCTCGAACAGCTCCGGCGCCGGCTCCGCCACTTCCCTGCCCCGGTTGACCGGCGTGTACTGCCAAGGATTCTTCGCCGTCGCGCGCCACTCGGACGCCGCATCCGACGCGGACTCCGGCTGATCCGGCCAGCCCTTCCGCAGCTCCGGCAACGTCAGATCGCGAGCGAGCCGGCCGCCACCGTGCCAGATCGCCTTCTCGCCGTTCGTCGGCCGCAGCGCCACCGAATAGCCGGCGATCACATCGTCACGGCCCGTCGCGAATCGAGGGCGCACCAGCACCCCGCCCTGACGCAGACGACGAACGAACTCGCTCTCATCCTGGGACGCGGACGAGGCCGCGCGTACGGCGCGCTCGAGGCGCTGCATGTCCGGCTCGACGTGCCCGCGACGCGCAGCGGACTCACGCGCTCCCGGCCGCACACCGCGCTCCGGGAACTCGCGCTCCGGCGCCTGGTAGACCTGCAACCCGTACTCGCGCTCCAACTCGCGGCTGATCGTCTGCGATCGCTCGTAGTCCTTGTGCACCGACGCTTTCGTGCCGTCCTCGCGCACCAGCGACACGGCGATGTGTACGTGGTCGTTGCCGTTCTTCGACAGGCCGTGACGCACCGCAACCCACCGGCATTCAGCCTTGCCGATGTCCTCACCAGCGAAGCCCATCCGCTGCACGAAGTCGGTCGAGATTCGGCCCCACTGCTCGTCGGTGAGCTGGCCCTCCTCCGCCGCCAGCGACAGCGAGCAATGCCACACATCAGCCGCCACGCGATCCTTCACGATCGCGCCGGCCGAGTCCCGGACCGCCTCGCCGTTCTCGTCGGTACGCACCTTATTGCGCGTCACCTCGACGCCGAAGAACTCGCGCGGACGATCGAGATCCTTCGCGATCGCGAGAGCCGCTGCACCATCCAGAACCTCGTGGCCGTACTCAGCCATGATCGCGGAATCCCCCGCGATGAGGTGCTGCTCCTCGTGCTCGTTCGTCTTGCCGGGACCGGCCAGGTAACCCATCAGGCCACGCATCCGGGTCCCCCGCGTGATGTTCGTCCTCACAGCCCGGCCAGCCGATCCAACGTCGCCTCAATCCGCCGGCGCACCCGTCGGTACTCCTCCGCAGCCTCGACAGCCTCGGCCGGAAATTGGCCCGTGCTGTTCGCGAACCGTGCGAGCTGGTTCATGTTGTCCGACGTCTTCTGCAACAGCTTCGAGGCGCGCATCAGCTCAGCACCCACCAACCGCCACTCCGTGTCCGTACGCACCTGGGCGTTCATCGCGGACTCGAACAGCAGCCGCGGCACCGTCACTTCCAACACCTCGGCACGGGCGCGCAGATGCGCGTCCTCTTCGGGTGTCACCGACACCTCGTACCGCTTCGACCGCGCAGCAACACCCGGGACGTTCGCGCGACGGCGCCGGCCGAACAACCGACCCTCGCGGGATGACTCCGACACGAACCTCACCGTCCTTCCGGCCCAGCGCAGCGAACCCGCCCCCAGGCGGGGACCATACGACCAGTATGCGCCGACCCGGCCGCGCAGCGGAAGGGGTGCAAGCGGTTTACCACGGGTAAACCTATAGCTTGCTCCAAAAACTGCTTTTCACCCAGAGCGCAGCTCGGGTGCAACTCGGGGTCCGAAGGACATCCGAGCAGCCCGGCTGGCGGAGCCGAAGCCGGGACGTCGATTCCGCGCCTTCCGGATGACGGTGGTGGCGGCTAGCCTTTCCGCATGAGCGAGCACACGAGGAACCCTGACGACGCCGCCGACGCCGCCC
This genomic stretch from Rathayibacter sp. VKM Ac-2760 harbors:
- a CDS encoding relaxase/mobilization nuclease domain-containing protein; translated protein: MGYLAGPGKTNEHEEQHLIAGDSAIMAEYGHEVLDGAAALAIAKDLDRPREFFGVEVTRNKVRTDENGEAVRDSAGAIVKDRVAADVWHCSLSLAAEEGQLTDEQWGRISTDFVQRMGFAGEDIGKAECRWVAVRHGLSKNGNDHVHIAVSLVREDGTKASVHKDYERSQTISRELEREYGLQVYQAPEREFPERGVRPGARESAARRGHVEPDMQRLERAVRAASSASQDESEFVRRLRQGGVLVRPRFATGRDDVIAGYSVALRPTNGEKAIWHGGGRLARDLTLPELRKGWPDQPESASDAASEWRATAKNPWQYTPVNRGREVAEPAPELFEAYAADMDRLHDYIRSVDPSDKATWAHVARETAGAYAAWSRRMEPTPGPLADAARSLARSAHLRAHETTPRPAGMPSSSASTALILAAAGKNKNAAAELLLFRQLAKTSHAIMSAHKAAGDARRSAELSSTLQRQLTQVRDGYSTRIASVKAAEREQQWQALPDELKENRRLTQASFGSGSPVPTTLTKREQEAADQLARRARESRTQPGSDRGDRGR
- the mobC gene encoding plasmid mobilization relaxosome protein MobC, giving the protein MTPEEDAHLRARAEVLEVTVPRLLFESAMNAQVRTDTEWRLVGAELMRASKLLQKTSDNMNQLARFANSTGQFPAEAVEAAEEYRRVRRRIEATLDRLAGL